In one Vampirovibrio chlorellavorus genomic region, the following are encoded:
- a CDS encoding tetratricopeptide repeat protein — MSFKQASQKRHVYLLALFTLFVSASLSGCELLEKLPFLPKGQPASQSADGSSSSEPGKADAKFIKSHLDAGNSKAKAGDWAGATEEFKTVLAADARNVQGHVQIGWAYAEQKMWDEAQSHLISAVALEPGNAGAHANLAWVYAEKKRWSDAQEQAKRAIDLDPKNPYPHATLAWAYQSSNQHDLAIAEYEKSLELNPNLDNSRVALGIEYCNQGNLPRAKAQLEKLKSLGSPKASEVEARISKGCARKP, encoded by the coding sequence ATGTCATTTAAGCAAGCAAGTCAAAAGCGCCACGTATACCTTCTGGCCCTTTTTACCCTTTTTGTCAGTGCCAGTTTGAGCGGTTGTGAACTTCTGGAAAAACTGCCCTTCCTGCCCAAAGGACAACCTGCCTCTCAAAGCGCAGACGGATCGTCCAGTTCCGAGCCGGGCAAGGCGGATGCAAAGTTCATCAAAAGCCATCTGGACGCGGGCAACAGCAAGGCCAAAGCCGGTGACTGGGCCGGAGCCACTGAAGAATTCAAGACCGTTCTGGCCGCGGACGCCCGCAACGTTCAGGGCCATGTGCAAATTGGCTGGGCCTATGCCGAGCAGAAGATGTGGGACGAGGCCCAAAGCCATCTCATCAGCGCTGTAGCCCTGGAGCCGGGCAATGCCGGAGCCCATGCCAATCTGGCCTGGGTCTACGCGGAAAAGAAGCGCTGGTCAGACGCTCAGGAGCAGGCCAAGCGGGCTATTGATCTGGATCCCAAAAACCCTTACCCGCACGCTACCCTGGCTTGGGCGTATCAATCCTCCAACCAGCACGATTTAGCCATTGCTGAATATGAAAAATCACTGGAACTCAACCCGAATCTGGACAACTCCCGGGTGGCATTGGGCATTGAATACTGCAATCAGGGTAACTTGCCCCGGGCCAAAGCCCAGCTTGAGAAATTAAAAAGTCTGGGGTCACCCAAGGCCAGCGAGGTAGAGGCCCGCATCAGCAAGGGGTGTGCCCGAAAGCCCTGA